The DNA window GAAGAAGTAAAAGACTTTCCTGAGTTTTGGGTGTATTGGGAATAAACGTGCTACCTGTCTTTAGACAAATGATTTGAAACCGTACACTAATTTTTCACTACCAATACTTGTGTAGAGTTTAATTTTATAAGCCCAAAAAGTGTTTGAAAAACAGCATCTTTCTTTCCGCCTTAGTTTACTGGCGTTAAGAAATTTGAAGAGTGAAGCCGTAAAAACAGATCACTGACCGAGGCACGAGGGAATGTTTGAGCTGTTTCGGCGGAATGAAGCAAATTTTAGCAACAGTAAACTACAGCGGTGGCTTTTTTTGGTTCGTTTTTTTAGCTAAAGAAAAAAATGAACGGATGCCTGAGGGCAAAGAATCAATAATTTAACCCAAAAGACTGCTGATTAATCGCTTTTTTTAACTGTATAAATTTATTTAAAAGGCAAAGAACTTTTGTTAAAAAAATGTGTACGGTTTTGAAGACAAATGATAAACAAAAGCCCTGACAAATTCACTTGTCAGGGCTTTTGTTGAATTGTTTACTTATCTATTCCTATTCAAAGCATATTTTAAAATTCTGGAGCCTATATTAATACCCTCCCTGATATTTACGGGTAACCCATTCTATAGTAGCAAGTGCCATCAATACAAAGAAAATCCATTTAAGGTGAATCATCTCTTGGATTTCTTCGGTGCTATGCAACACATTAGGTTTGCGGGTATCCAGCACTGCTTTTTTGAGTTCAGCAGTTTGGTTCATAGTAAAAAACCTGCCAGCAGTTTTTTTAGATAACTGTCTTAACAAGTTGTGGTCAGCTGTATTGTTTAGTGCCTCCAGTTGTAGACTTTTGATTGTAAACTCGCCGCCAGAAACTTCATTTTTATTTTTTATAGTAGCAGCAGCACTGTATTTATAAACCCCCTTACTCAATCCACTAATCTCAAAGCGTGAGCTACCCTCAGTGGGAGTAAACGAGTAAGTAGAAGTTTTGCCCTTTTCATTGGTCAAGGTAAGGTTTACCTTTACGTCATAAATACGCTCATATAACTTGTTATACATTTCGGTTTCAAATACCACCTTTTCAAAGTCATAAAATTCATTATTGATGGGGTACACCCGTAAACGTCGTTTATCTTCTTTAGTAGAAAGGTATTGTACTACTTTGCTTACAATTTCGTCTACAATTTCGTGTTTTTCATTCAAGGCATATTCTTCCTGACGCCATTCCCACAACCCTTCGCCTGCCATTACTGCCGATTTTACTCCGTTAAGCTCATTAATCACCAGTAAAGGCTTAGAGGTTTCTATACTTCCTACTCTTTGATGCAAAATTACTTGGGCACTATTGCTTACTCCATAACTACCAAAAGGTACCGATGCCGGAGGGAGTTTTTTGAATACTTTTACTTTTTCTCTCTCAAAATTAAACGTATTAAATTTATCATTAAAAATAGGGGTTACTTCGTCCATTTGACGCCCTCGTCGGTTGATGCGTAAACCTGCATTGAGGCTGTTAAAAGTGTTGAGGTCACTTTGGGAACCTAAAATATAAAAAATGGGTGTACCTTGTTTACGAAAACGAGCCAATAGATTTCTGCCATTGCGGTAAATATTAGGTACCTGGTGGGCTATTATCAAATCATATTTTTCGTTTTTAAGCTTAGTAATCCCCGGAATGTGCATATCAAAACTATAATTATCGTTTTTGGTAATCGCACTTTTGAGTGCCTTAATATCAGGATGCGGAGTAGGAGCAATCACCAAAATTTTTTCCTTGCCATCTATCACCTCAATATATACATCGCGGGCATTATTGGTCTTGGTAAACTCATTTTCGAGTGCGTCTACATATACCATATAGCGTTGCATTCCTTTATACTTGGCCTCAGTCAAAAACGTTACCTGTTGTAGCTCACCATCTTCTTTAAATGTGACCCTTTTCCTGCCTAAAACCTGTCCGTTTTGACTCAAATACACATTGACTGACCGCCCAGGGTAGCCTATATTTTCTACCTCTGCCACCACCGGAAACTTGTTGCCCAGATAAGCCACTTTGTTGGCAAGTACTGCTGCCAGTTTTATATCACGTTTTTGGGTGGTGTCACCCACTCCTACTGTATATACTGGAAAACTGTAGTCTTGAAAAACAGGTGAAATGCCTTGGTTGTAGATACCATCTGACACCAACACTACCTTATCAAGGTTGCGATTTTCATAATTGTTTTTGATGGTATTTAGAATGGCGCTTAGGTTAGAACTGGCAAAGTTGAGTGGAGTTTGGACAATGTTTTTGGCAATACTGGTAATGTCCAGGTTTTGAATATCAATATTTACATTGTCTTTTTTTAGGGCATCACCCAAGTTTTCAAGTTCTTTATAAAGGTTTCTTATTTTCACCGAGTCGTTGGTAGTAGCTATAGACTGAGAGTTATCTATGGCAAACACTACAGTAGGTTTTTCTATAGTATTGCTTACCTGCCGTAAGTAGGGGTTGAGTAGTAGCAGCAAGCATAAAATAGTGACCAGTACAAACCTGAGTGTACCCAGTATACGATTGGTGGTTTTCGACCAATTGGCTTTTTTAGAGTACAACAGCAGTGCATAAGCCAAACCAATGGCTACGCACACCAGAATAAGCCAGGGAGATGCCTGGGTGATCAGTTTAAGTTTTTCCATACAATATTTATGATCCAGCGTCCGTAGTCTTTACAAGTGGTGAGCCATTGGGTGTCCCTTGTTATGGGGTGGGGTATAGCCCTCATTGGCGGTTGGTTTTACCCTTTGCTGTTTAGGTGTATGTAGAGATTGGGGCAAAGGGTTTGAAATGACTATTATTTCGGACTCATTGAGCTAATATTTAGTGTCTTACAAAAACTCCAAGATAAAAAACAATCTTTATAAATTGTATAATGACTTCATTAAAATTACACTAAATACGCAAAAAGCCTTGTTAGCGGTTTGTTAAAATTTGAGTCAGGTATAACTTGTGTGCTTGCTTGACAAACCTATGGGCACAGAGATAGCTAACAACCCACCGTCAAAAAAGACTTCTTTATCAGTGATTGAATGGTTTCTACAGCCTTTTCGCAATCTTGTTGCGTTATATCCAGGTGAGTTACCAAACGAATACGTTGATCAGATACACATAAAAATAATATCCCTTGGTCTTTAGCTTTTTGTTCAAGTACTTGGGCATTCAAGCGTTTGTCGGTCAGGTCTGCCATGACTATATTGGTATGAGTACTGTCAATATTTACCTTAAGCCCTTTAATTTCGTTCAGTGATTTTGCCAAAAACTGAGCGTTTGTGTGGTCTTCTGACAGTCTTTCGCGGTGATGATGTACTGCATACAACCCACCTGCGGCAATAATGCCTGCTTGCCGCATAGCGCCCCCCATAATTCGACGGTAACGATAAGCCTTTTCAATCAACTCACTGTTTCCAGCAAGCAATGAACCCACTGGAGCCCCCAAACCCTTCGACAAGCATACCGATACAGTATCAAACCCTTGGGTAAGTGTGTGTAGTTCTGTGCCATAATAAATGGCGGCATTCCATAAGCGGGCACCATCCAGGTGTTTGGCTATTTTTAGCTCATCGGCAGTAGCCAGTACTTGGGCAATCTCACCTTGGTTCCAAACCAACCCACCACCTACATTGTGGGTGTTTTCTATAGAAACCAGCCTTGTGGGAGCAAAATGATAAGGAGCCTGGTTAGGTTTATAAGCTGCTTTTACATCCTGAGCAGTAAACCGACCGTCGCCTGTCAGAGGGGTAAGCTGTATGGAAGATATAAACCCTGCTGCCCCCGATTCAAACATCCAGTTATGGGCATGATTACCCACTATCATTCCGTCGCCGGGTTGGGTGAGCAACTTGATGGCTATTTGATTTGCCATGCTACCTGTGGGCACATACAGGGCTTTTTCTTTGCCCAGCAAATCAGCTACTTCTTCTTGTAGCGCGTTTACGGTGGGGTCTTCCTGGTACATATCGTCACCTACTTTGGCTTCGGCCATAAAGTGCCTCATGTCAGCCGTAGGTTGAGTCACAGTATCTGATCTTAAGTCTATTTTTTTTGTAGATTGGGTCATTTTGTAGTACTATTTTTAAATGTGTCTTTGGGTATAAAAAAGCAGGCTATATTACAATAGTCCATAGCATTTAGTCCGTAGTCCATAGCAGATTCGAGTAAATGTTTACCCTATGAATCATTGTAAACCAATGGCGTATATTAAATTTGTGTACTTGCTTTATTTTTCAAAGGGTTTCAGGTTTACGTCTAAACACGTAATTAAATAGTTTTTAAACTTATAGCCATTTGATAACCGAGCCTCTGGTGAGCTCACCGAAGGTAATCAGTAATCAACTTTGACTAAAATCACTGCGGAGTATTGATATTAACTGCTAGTACAAATATCAGCAAACTATCTGAATAGTACCTCAAAGCCTTTTTTAAAAACAATACTTGCTTTTGACTACGCTTTTTGTAAATCACTGAAAAAATCAAGGTGATATAAAAGTGTAGTTACTTGTGGAGCAGGGTGTAGCTTGCGACTTGTCGCTTAAAGCTTGCCCCTGCTGGGGCTTTTGACTAAACTTCAAACCTGACGAATATCATATTTTTTTTGCCTCTTATTGCCCACATTTGTAGCACTAAAGAAAGGACTTAATCATTAACACTAGTTGTTGGTTATTAATTACCAGCAACTTAAGACTAAATATATGCTCCAGGCAGAAACCCATACTACGCTCCAATGTTACCATTGTGGCGAAACTTGTGCCGATGATCACATTCATCTGAACGAGAAAGTGTTTTGTTGTGATGGTTGTAAAACTGTATTTGAAATCTTGGACGAAAACGGGTTATGTAATTATTACGACCTGGAACAATCGCCTGGAATTCAGCTGAAAGTGCGCAACTGGGGTACTCGTTACGATTTTCTCGATAATCTTGATATTGCCCACCAATTACTTGATTTTGCCGAAGGTAATACCCAAAAAATTACTTGGTTTGTTCCAGCTATTCATTGTAGCTCATGTATTTGGTTGCTTGAAAACCTCTACAAGCTTCAGCCAGGTATTCAATACTCAAGGGTAAACTTTGTGCGCAAAGAGGTCATGCTTACCTATGACTCCAGTCAGATTTCTTTACGTAAGCTTGCCGAACTACTTGCCACATTGGGTTATGCTCCAAAAATTCAATTAGACGACTTGAAACCTGACAGTGGTTCTCAAAAGAAAAAGTTGAGTGCAGAAGAGAAAAAGCTATATTTTAAAATCGGAATTACCGGGTTTGCCTTTGGCAATATTATGCTATTGAGTTTTCCTGAATACCTCGATTGGGTAGGAACCGATTATCAGAATTTTTTTGGTTATTTGAATATATTACTTGCCCTGCCAGTATTTTTTTATTGTAGTTCCGACTATCTCCTGTCAGCGTTTAAAGCCTTACGTGCCAAGACGATCAACTTGGATGTGCCCATTTCTATGGGAATTATTGTTTTATTTGGGCGTAGCTTATACGAAATCTTAACCCATACTGGTGCTGGTTTTATGGATTCGTTGGCGGGCTTAATCTTCTTTTTGCTTGTAGGCAAGTGGTTTCAAAGCAAAACTTACCAAAGTCTTTCGTTTGAACGCGATTATAAATCTTACTTTCCTTTGGCAGTACAATTAAAGCAACGCAAGGGACAAGGCAGTAAGCCTATGAGCAGTATTCCGGTAACTGACATCAAAAAAAACGATCATATCATTATCCGAAACCAAGAGCTTATTCCTGCGGATAGTATTTTGCTAAGTGAAGATGCTTTCATTGATTACAGTTTTGTTACTGGCGAGGCAGAGCCAATCCACAAAAGGCAAGGCGACTATTTATATGCTGGGGGGAGGCAAGTAGGTGCCAGTATCACACTTGAAGTACAAAAAGAAGTAGCCCAAAGTTATCTCACTCAATTGTGGAACAACGATGTGTTTAGCAAAGATGGTGGTACCCAAAAGCAATTTCAACAAAAGGTAGCACGTTTCAGTCAGTATTTTACCCTAGTAGTACTTGCTATAGCCTTTGGAGCAGCTTTATACTGGAACTTTACTAACCCTGCTAAAATCTGGAATACCTTTACGGCAGTATTAATTGTGGCGTGTCCCTGTGCCCTGGCGTTGTCTATGCCTTTTACATTGGGCAATACAATGCGTATTTTTGGGCGTAATCGCTTGTATCTAAAAAACGCTGAAGTAGTAGCCGATTTAGCCGGTATTAACCACTTGGTGTTTGACAAAACAGGGACTATTACTCACCCTAACGAAACTAAAATAAGCTTTGACGCCGTTCAAAACCAGGGTTTAAGTCCTGAACAAGCATTGTGTATTGCGTCATTAGTCAAACATTCTACACACCCTCTAAGCCAACGAATTTTTAAGCATTTAAACATTCAAAACCTGGCAGAAGCAGCTCAGTTTAACGAAATACCGGGCAAGGGCATTATGGGTATAGTAAAAGGGACTGAGGTAAAAGTAGGTAGTGAACAATGGATCAAAGGTGAGGATTTTGTACCTCAAAATGTTGCCCAATTGCAAACCAAAGTTTTTGTAAAGTTGGGCGATGAAGTATTAGGAGGTTTTGTGATGCAACACGAGTATCGGCAAGGCTTAGGCAAGCTTATCCAGGGAATGCAAAGCCATTATGGTACTTCGCTCATTTCTGGTGATAACGATGCAGAAGCTGAGCGTTTAAAATCACTTTTTGGGCAACAAAGTATCTTGAAGTTTCAACAAAAGCCTGCTGATAAACTAGCCTTTATCAATGATTTACAGCAAGAAGGCAAACAAGTAATGATGATGGGTGATGGTTTGAATGATGCTGGAGCTTTGCAACAAAGTCATGTAGGCATTGCCGTTTCAGAAGATACTTCGTCATTTTCGCCAGCGTGTGATGCTATTTTAGATGCTAGGGTATTCGATAAATTGCCTAGATTTCTAAAGTTCTCAAAAACCAGCCTTAAGGTAGTGAAAATGAGTTTTGTGCTTTCATTGCTTTACAACCTGATAGGCGTTGCTTTTGCCGTAAGTGGTAACTTGTCGCCTGTAGTGGCGGCCATTCTGATGCCCTTGAGTTCTATCACTGTGGTAAGTTTTGTAATCGTAACGACTAATGCTTTGGCTAAGTACCAAGGCTTGGTCATAGGAGATACCCTGTCAAAAAACTAAAAAGAAAGAAATATGTCTGTCATTGTTATTTTAATTATAGCGAGTATACTAGTGGCCATCGGTTTTTTAACCGCCTTTATATGGTCAGTAAAAAGTGGTCAATACGACGATACCTATTCACCTAGCGTGCGTATTTTATTTGATGACACCACTCCAAAAAAAGATTTGGCTAAAAAGTCGAAGTAAAGACTTGTAAGGAAAAACAATCAAGTTTTTCCTTTTTTTATGCCACTTTGTCTATTTATTCAATCTTTGACACTGGGCTGATCGTTGATTATCATACAACAAAATACAATCTTCGAATTATGAAAGTCAACACTATTGTTACAGTTATTCTTTCCCTCTGGAGCTTATCTACTCAAGCACAAACCTGTTACCTCCCCAATACCCAAATTACCCATTGGGACATTAATCAAAATACCTTGCCTCGCTATGTAGTTGCTTCTATAAAGGCAATGGGTGAAACCTCTCCT is part of the Microscilla marina ATCC 23134 genome and encodes:
- a CDS encoding vWA domain-containing protein, with product MEKLKLITQASPWLILVCVAIGLAYALLLYSKKANWSKTTNRILGTLRFVLVTILCLLLLLNPYLRQVSNTIEKPTVVFAIDNSQSIATTNDSVKIRNLYKELENLGDALKKDNVNIDIQNLDITSIAKNIVQTPLNFASSNLSAILNTIKNNYENRNLDKVVLVSDGIYNQGISPVFQDYSFPVYTVGVGDTTQKRDIKLAAVLANKVAYLGNKFPVVAEVENIGYPGRSVNVYLSQNGQVLGRKRVTFKEDGELQQVTFLTEAKYKGMQRYMVYVDALENEFTKTNNARDVYIEVIDGKEKILVIAPTPHPDIKALKSAITKNDNYSFDMHIPGITKLKNEKYDLIIAHQVPNIYRNGRNLLARFRKQGTPIFYILGSQSDLNTFNSLNAGLRINRRGRQMDEVTPIFNDKFNTFNFEREKVKVFKKLPPASVPFGSYGVSNSAQVILHQRVGSIETSKPLLVINELNGVKSAVMAGEGLWEWRQEEYALNEKHEIVDEIVSKVVQYLSTKEDKRRLRVYPINNEFYDFEKVVFETEMYNKLYERIYDVKVNLTLTNEKGKTSTYSFTPTEGSSRFEISGLSKGVYKYSAAATIKNKNEVSGGEFTIKSLQLEALNNTADHNLLRQLSKKTAGRFFTMNQTAELKKAVLDTRKPNVLHSTEEIQEMIHLKWIFFVLMALATIEWVTRKYQGGY
- the ltaE gene encoding low-specificity L-threonine aldolase; the encoded protein is MTQSTKKIDLRSDTVTQPTADMRHFMAEAKVGDDMYQEDPTVNALQEEVADLLGKEKALYVPTGSMANQIAIKLLTQPGDGMIVGNHAHNWMFESGAAGFISSIQLTPLTGDGRFTAQDVKAAYKPNQAPYHFAPTRLVSIENTHNVGGGLVWNQGEIAQVLATADELKIAKHLDGARLWNAAIYYGTELHTLTQGFDTVSVCLSKGLGAPVGSLLAGNSELIEKAYRYRRIMGGAMRQAGIIAAGGLYAVHHHRERLSEDHTNAQFLAKSLNEIKGLKVNIDSTHTNIVMADLTDKRLNAQVLEQKAKDQGILFLCVSDQRIRLVTHLDITQQDCEKAVETIQSLIKKSFLTVGC
- a CDS encoding heavy metal translocating P-type ATPase; the encoded protein is MLQAETHTTLQCYHCGETCADDHIHLNEKVFCCDGCKTVFEILDENGLCNYYDLEQSPGIQLKVRNWGTRYDFLDNLDIAHQLLDFAEGNTQKITWFVPAIHCSSCIWLLENLYKLQPGIQYSRVNFVRKEVMLTYDSSQISLRKLAELLATLGYAPKIQLDDLKPDSGSQKKKLSAEEKKLYFKIGITGFAFGNIMLLSFPEYLDWVGTDYQNFFGYLNILLALPVFFYCSSDYLLSAFKALRAKTINLDVPISMGIIVLFGRSLYEILTHTGAGFMDSLAGLIFFLLVGKWFQSKTYQSLSFERDYKSYFPLAVQLKQRKGQGSKPMSSIPVTDIKKNDHIIIRNQELIPADSILLSEDAFIDYSFVTGEAEPIHKRQGDYLYAGGRQVGASITLEVQKEVAQSYLTQLWNNDVFSKDGGTQKQFQQKVARFSQYFTLVVLAIAFGAALYWNFTNPAKIWNTFTAVLIVACPCALALSMPFTLGNTMRIFGRNRLYLKNAEVVADLAGINHLVFDKTGTITHPNETKISFDAVQNQGLSPEQALCIASLVKHSTHPLSQRIFKHLNIQNLAEAAQFNEIPGKGIMGIVKGTEVKVGSEQWIKGEDFVPQNVAQLQTKVFVKLGDEVLGGFVMQHEYRQGLGKLIQGMQSHYGTSLISGDNDAEAERLKSLFGQQSILKFQQKPADKLAFINDLQQEGKQVMMMGDGLNDAGALQQSHVGIAVSEDTSSFSPACDAILDARVFDKLPRFLKFSKTSLKVVKMSFVLSLLYNLIGVAFAVSGNLSPVVAAILMPLSSITVVSFVIVTTNALAKYQGLVIGDTLSKN
- the ccoS gene encoding cbb3-type cytochrome oxidase assembly protein CcoS, which translates into the protein MSVIVILIIASILVAIGFLTAFIWSVKSGQYDDTYSPSVRILFDDTTPKKDLAKKSK